The nucleotide sequence TTAACTTTATCAGGTGGGATAATCATAGAAAACATACCGGATGCAGCATTCTCAAAAAGTTCATGTAATGTTTTCCCGTAAGCAACGATGCCGACATCAGCAGTATGATTTATCGTCTCAAATTTCATTTTATTCGCTACGCTCACCTCCGAATAAATTCGGGGGCTACTCGCCATTACCGTTTTCTTTCGCAGCATATGCGATAGATGCAAGTTTATCGCCTTCTTCAAGCCGAATCAATCTAACACCTTGCGTATTCCTTCCTATCACTGAAATACCTTTAACTGCCATTCTTATCATAATTCCTTTTTCAGTCATAAGCATTATATCGCTATCATCTCTGACATTCTTAATACCGACAACACTTCCATTTCGTTCAGTTGTTTTTATATTGATTACACCTTTTCCGCCACGCGATTGCAAACGGTATTCATCAATATCTGTTCTTTTACCATAGCCGTTAACAGTAGCAATCAGCACAGTATCTTTAGATGAGACGGTTTCCATACCTACAACTTCGTCTTCTTTGTTAAGTCGTATTCCGCGGACACCTTTCCCGCTTCTGCCGATTGTTCTTACTTCTTTTTCGTTAAACCTGATTGCCAAACCATTTTTAGTTGCTAAAATAACCTCGCTTTCGCCGTTGGTATGTTTGACATCAATCAGCGAATCGCCGTCTCCAAGATTGATAGCAATAATACCTGTTTTTCTGATATTTGAGTATTCTGAAAGTGCTGTTTTTTTGATAGTTCCATTACGGGTTGCCATCAACAGATAAGATTCTTTTTTTTCTTCAAAAGTTCTTATCGGGATTGCAGCGGTAATTTTTTCTTCCGTTGATGAAAGTTGAACAAGATTTATGATTGCTTTACCTTTAGCAGTTCGGGCAGCTTCCGGGATTTCATAAACCCTCACCCAGTGAATACGACCTCGGTTTGTAAACAGCAGCAGATATGAATGTGTTGAAGTTACGAAAAGTTGCTCTACAAAATCCTCCTCGCGTGTTATCATTCCCATTACACCCTTACCGCCACGTCGTTGTGCTTTATATGTTGTAACTGGCAGACGTTTGATATATCCAGCATGCGAGATTGTAACAACCACATCCTCTTCCTGTATCAAATCGTCAATATCCAGTTCTACCGTCTGTGCCTGGATTTTTGTGCGTCGAACGTCGCCGTATTTTTCTTTCAGTTCGGCAAGTTCGTTCTTGATGATGGTAAGCACTTTTTTCGGGTCTGCAAGAATTGATTTTAATCGTTCTATCGTTTTTATTAACTCCAAATACTCATCGTCTATTTTCTTTCGCTCAAGCCCTGTTAGTTGCGCTAGTTTCATATCAAGAATCGCCTGCGCCTGGATTTTTGATAGTTTGAATTCCTCCATCAGCCGTGTTCGCGCTATATCGGTATCTTTTGATTCTTTGATTAGTTTTACAATTTTGTTAAGATTTTCAAGCGCAATTTTTAATCCTTCCAAAATATGAGCACGTGCTTCCGCTCTTTGTAGTTCAAATTTAGTCCGACGGACAACGATGATTTTGCGATGCTCAATATACTGCACAAGCATCTCTTTCATATTAAGAACCCGTGGACGATTATTCACAAGCGCAAGCATTATCACACCGAAGGAGTCTTCCATCTGTGTATGCTTGAAGAGTTGGTTCAATACTACCTGCGGGTTACCGTCACGTTTTACTTCAATCACAAGCCGCATACCCGTTCTGTCCGACTCATCTCTTATATCGGAAATATCCTCAATTTTTTTATCTTTTACAAGGTCGGCAATCGTTTCAATAAGTTGGGCTTTATTAACCTGATACGGCAGTTCGTTGACGATGATTGCTGTTTTTCCGCTTTTTATATCCTCAATTTCGGCTTTTGCGCGGATTCTTACTGAGCCACGACCGGTTGCAAAATAGTCCTTGATACCCTGTCTACCAAAAATAATTCCCGCAGTTGGGAAATCAGGTCCTCTTATTATTTTTGCAAGTTCTGTAATTTCAATTTCAGGATTATCAATAAGTGCGATTAAGCCATCGCAAATTTCTGACAGATTATGCGGTGGAATATTTGTTGCCATGCCAACTGCGATTCCGGAGGAGCCGTTCAGAAGGAGATTAGGCAGTTTAGACGGAAGTATGAGTGGCTCTGTAAGTGAACCGTCATAGTTTGGCCCGAAATCAACGGTGTTTTTGTCAAGGTCGCCGAGCACTTCTTCTGAAACCTGTGCAAGTCGGACTTCGGTATATCGCATCGCCGCTGGTGGATCCCCGTCGACTGAACCGAAATTGCCTTGACCATCAACCAGAGTATACCGAAGCGAAAAATCCTGCGCCATTCTCACCATCGCATCATAGACAGACATATCACCATGTGGATGGTACTTTCCAAGGCAATCGCCGACAACGCGGGCAGATTTTTTGTAGGCCGAGTTATGTTTCAAGCCCATTTCTTTCATTGTAAAAAGTATGCGGCGATGAACCGGTTTTAAACCATCACGAACATCCGGAAGCGCTCTGCCGACAATCACAGACATTGAATAATCAATATAGGATGTCTTCATTTCGTCTTCAATATTTCTGGGTTGAACGCGTTCTGATGGGGCAAATGTTGGCGGTGGAATGGTTGGTTTTTCTTTTTCTGATTTTTCAGAAGATACAGGTGCTGCGGGCTCGGCGGGAGTTTTCATCTCCTCTTGCATTTCCTTTGCTTCTTGTGTTATTTCGTCCTTAATTTTTTTAGGTCTTCCTCTTTTTGCCATTTGTTCTAATATCCTTTCCCTGTTAAAACTTTTTTTATCTTCTCATTAAACAATCCAGAATGCGTTTTGGGAACAATGTTTTTCGTAGAGAGTAATGCCATTGTAGAATGATACATTGCATAATAAGCGCGAGAAATAGCATCATCGTATTGCTTTTTCTTGAATAAGATTTCAGCCACCTCAAATTTTTTTTGTGCTTTATTTAATCTTTTATTAACATGGTCTTTCAATAATTTTTCCATATAATCTTCCCTTCCTTTTCAACATTTTGTATAAAAGGCGAATATATTTGTTTAAGGTATTTATATCTTTTTTCTTCGTAAACCTTAGGGGAAATATACCGGCCGTATTTCAGACATATATCTGTGGATATTGAAATAATTTTATGGAATATTTTTAACCACTCCCCTTTTACCACAAAAAAAATATCCAAATCAGAATCTTTATTGATTTTGTTTCTGGCAGCAGAACCAAAAAGTTTTATAACCCTTATTTTCTTGCCACATTCCTTCTTGACAAGTTCTGTAAACTCCTTGATTTCCTGTCTTTCTCTTTTAGTAAGTTTCGCCATTTGTTTCAATATTCTTCCTTCGCTAAAATCTCTTTTATCTTTTCAATAAACTTAGCCGCATTATCTATAAGTTGCCTTGTTTCTTCTTCTGTTGCCTCATAAAAAACTTCGTAATCGCCATTTTCTCTCATATCATATGCATTAGCGAGTAATTTATAATATTTGTATTCTATTTTTTTTGTTTTAATAAAATGGAAATTAAACATTTTTAAGATTCCTGAATGTGTTTTAGGTGTTATATTTTTAGTTAAAAGAATTGCCAGTGTCACATCATGCATTGCGTAATACGCTCTTGAAATTGCATCTTTATAGTTCTTAAGTTTATATAATGCCTCTGCGGATTCCATCCTTTCTTCTACATTCTTAAGTAATAGGTTTATCTTGATTTTGAGTTTGTTCGCCACAAAATTACTCCTTCCTTTTTTACATTCATCATAAATGGTGTCTCAAGCCAATTAAGGTACCTGAACCTTTTTTCATCAATAATTTTAGGTGTGAGGATTCTGTCGTATTTCATCGCTATTTGTGTTACAATATCAAAAATTTTTTCTCTTAAATCCAAACTTCTCTTTTTAGAAACAATTAAAACATCTATATCAGAATCTCGTCTTAAATTATTTCTTACTGCAGAACCATATAATTTAATAAAGTTTATTTCCTTGCCACATTTTTTCTTGACAAGTTCTGTAAATTCTTTAATTTCCTGTTTTTCTCTTTCGGTAAGTTTCGCCATTTGTTTCAGTCCTTCGTAAACGGCACAAGGCGATAAAAGTATCCCCCTTTTGAAAAACGAGGGATACCTGTATTTTCTTTCTCAAATTTTTTCAATTCATCTTTCGCAGGAATATACTTTTCAAAGTGATATGGAACATCGTCAATATAAAGGGTTTCACCGTAAATATGCTCTCCAATCTTTTCCTTTTTCTTGTGATATGGTCCTTCCATATCAATAAAAAAACTTGCTTGAGTTTGTGGATTTTTAATTTCCACAAAATGCGTTCCAAAATATTGTTTCATTTTTTTTCACCATCCTTTAATATTTTTTTCAAATCTTCTATAAACTTATCAAACATTTTTACTTTATTGCTTTCTTCTATTTTTGTCTCGCTCATAACATAACTTCCATCTGTGTCAATTTCAACTATTGCCCGTCCCTTTTTGGCGGGGGTTTTTACTGTTAATGTCCCGTCTTCATCTGGTGTAACAAAAAATACTTTTATATGTTTAGTTATTTCGTCTTTGGATAATTTGATTTTCCAATAACCAGTTTGAGCAATTCTTTCACGGAGGGTAACTTTACTTGAAATAACAGCGATTATCTTGCAAGTATGCGGTTCATATATAACAATATCCACATCAGGAAGATGTGCGCCAAATTCACCATAA is from Elusimicrobiota bacterium and encodes:
- the gyrA gene encoding DNA gyrase subunit A, coding for MAKRGRPKKIKDEITQEAKEMQEEMKTPAEPAAPVSSEKSEKEKPTIPPPTFAPSERVQPRNIEDEMKTSYIDYSMSVIVGRALPDVRDGLKPVHRRILFTMKEMGLKHNSAYKKSARVVGDCLGKYHPHGDMSVYDAMVRMAQDFSLRYTLVDGQGNFGSVDGDPPAAMRYTEVRLAQVSEEVLGDLDKNTVDFGPNYDGSLTEPLILPSKLPNLLLNGSSGIAVGMATNIPPHNLSEICDGLIALIDNPEIEITELAKIIRGPDFPTAGIIFGRQGIKDYFATGRGSVRIRAKAEIEDIKSGKTAIIVNELPYQVNKAQLIETIADLVKDKKIEDISDIRDESDRTGMRLVIEVKRDGNPQVVLNQLFKHTQMEDSFGVIMLALVNNRPRVLNMKEMLVQYIEHRKIIVVRRTKFELQRAEARAHILEGLKIALENLNKIVKLIKESKDTDIARTRLMEEFKLSKIQAQAILDMKLAQLTGLERKKIDDEYLELIKTIERLKSILADPKKVLTIIKNELAELKEKYGDVRRTKIQAQTVELDIDDLIQEEDVVVTISHAGYIKRLPVTTYKAQRRGGKGVMGMITREEDFVEQLFVTSTHSYLLLFTNRGRIHWVRVYEIPEAARTAKGKAIINLVQLSSTEEKITAAIPIRTFEEKKESYLLMATRNGTIKKTALSEYSNIRKTGIIAINLGDGDSLIDVKHTNGESEVILATKNGLAIRFNEKEVRTIGRSGKGVRGIRLNKEDEVVGMETVSSKDTVLIATVNGYGKRTDIDEYRLQSRGGKGVINIKTTERNGSVVGIKNVRDDSDIMLMTEKGIMIRMAVKGISVIGRNTQGVRLIRLEEGDKLASIAYAAKENGNGE
- a CDS encoding HEPN domain-containing protein, coding for MEKLLKDHVNKRLNKAQKKFEVAEILFKKKQYDDAISRAYYAMYHSTMALLSTKNIVPKTHSGLFNEKIKKVLTGKGY
- a CDS encoding nucleotidyltransferase domain-containing protein → MAKLTKRERQEIKEFTELVKKECGKKIRVIKLFGSAARNKINKDSDLDIFFVVKGEWLKIFHKIISISTDICLKYGRYISPKVYEEKRYKYLKQIYSPFIQNVEKEGKIIWKNY
- a CDS encoding HEPN domain-containing protein, with the protein product MANKLKIKINLLLKNVEERMESAEALYKLKNYKDAISRAYYAMHDVTLAILLTKNITPKTHSGILKMFNFHFIKTKKIEYKYYKLLANAYDMRENGDYEVFYEATEEETRQLIDNAAKFIEKIKEILAKEEY
- a CDS encoding nucleotidyltransferase domain-containing protein encodes the protein MAKLTEREKQEIKEFTELVKKKCGKEINFIKLYGSAVRNNLRRDSDIDVLIVSKKRSLDLREKIFDIVTQIAMKYDRILTPKIIDEKRFRYLNWLETPFMMNVKKEGVILWRTNSKSR
- a CDS encoding BsaWI family type II restriction enzyme; this encodes MNKFTFKKLIKLYEKKKSVYKEDTYKHISELLKEAKILHKQDFMKNPTPNKDHEQSWRAFKGKNLEKLVIYIINDEVESLSLKIAEGNTLERTNCENLSKELGVVKRNLLVDYGEFGAHLPDVDIVIYEPHTCKIIAVISSKVTLRERIAQTGYWKIKLSKDEITKHIKVFFVTPDEDGTLTVKTPAKKGRAIVEIDTDGSYVMSETKIEESNKVKMFDKFIEDLKKILKDGEKK